From one Cyanobacteriota bacterium genomic stretch:
- a CDS encoding M48 family metallopeptidase, translating into MTENIDIGKLVTGKEKIYFLILAIANLMFFALVGLLFTTAAINPQVAKTLPVMIFYFFILSSLVIFSQGIFIGGIKNHGVKVTENQMPGVLRSAEKVASKMGLKKIPEIYIIQSGGILNAFATKFFLGSKSFMVLYSDILDLAFNKGESAIEFVIAHELAHIKRGHIDKHYLLMPMILFVPFINKAYYRACEYTCDKIASTIVGQEGAKQGLAVLCLGKKLFGSLNIEDMIQSARSNSGFWAWLSEKLSTHPAMYKRLLNVQE; encoded by the coding sequence ATGACTGAAAATATAGATATTGGCAAATTAGTTACCGGCAAAGAGAAAATCTATTTCTTAATTCTTGCAATAGCAAACCTAATGTTCTTTGCGTTGGTCGGACTTCTGTTTACAACAGCTGCAATCAACCCTCAAGTTGCAAAAACATTGCCAGTAATGATCTTTTATTTTTTCATACTCTCTAGCCTAGTAATATTTTCACAAGGTATATTTATTGGCGGCATCAAGAATCATGGAGTCAAAGTTACCGAAAATCAAATGCCAGGAGTACTAAGATCTGCCGAAAAGGTGGCAAGCAAAATGGGACTCAAAAAGATACCAGAAATTTACATAATACAAAGTGGCGGCATACTAAACGCCTTTGCAACCAAGTTCTTCCTCGGCTCCAAATCTTTTATGGTGTTATATTCAGACATACTTGACTTAGCATTCAATAAAGGTGAATCAGCAATTGAATTTGTAATTGCTCATGAGCTTGCTCATATCAAGCGTGGTCATATTGACAAGCACTATCTTTTAATGCCGATGATTTTATTCGTGCCCTTTATCAATAAAGCATACTATAGAGCTTGTGAATATACTTGTGACAAAATTGCCAGTACTATTGTTGGACAAGAAGGTGCCAAACAAGGCTTAGCAGTACTCTGCTTAGGCAAGAAACTGTTTGGAAGCTTAAATATAGAAGACATGATACAAAGCGCTCGTAGCAATAGTGGATTCTGGGCTTGGCTCTCAGAAAAACTCTCTACTCATCCAGCAATGTACAAAAGACTGTTGAACGTGCAAGAATAA